The DNA region ATGATTGTTAAGTTTAAATAAGCAATAATCACACATGCTTAATATTTCAAACAATTTTATTATTTTCTCCACAGTAACTTGAAAACAACCTCATAAACCAAAGCGTAAGAAAGAGCATGCTCGGGCATGCAATGATGTCACAACATGATGATGCCACTGGGTGCGAAGTATAAAACATACAATAGTAGAGAGTTTCTTTTCATATTATTCATAAATTCATTTAATCTCTGAGAGTTACAAGCGAGCGTTTATTTTATCACTGCTCTCCATGTCTCGCGTAGACTTGTGTTACTGAACAAAACAGACAAAAGAGAACAAACCGACACCAGATTGAGCGGAACAACCATGCGGACAAATCTCCTCTGGCTTATCTGGTATTGACGCGGTGGTAATTAACCCCACTCTCCCTTTTTGGACGACTTGGACAGAGAGTCAAAACAGTGCATGCCATTCCTTGTTGAGGAGGGAGTGTGTGAAGAGGAGTGGAGGTCTTAGCCTGCCAATTTTGGTAAATTTAGTGAATTAGTAACAAATACTCTGAATTCTCTCTGACTCACTCAAAAAAGTGTCAAActggaataataataatgacacatacatgtattatagTATAATTAGTGGTCATATAACATAACAGTCTAGAGGCTATACAAAGTGACATTCTGAATTCCCCTCAGCATGTCAGCAGATACATGTGTCATATGTTGAGTCGCCATGCGAATGTGTGTCCATGTGCAAGGAGTGCTGACATAAAATTGTCTTTTGAATTCAGGAATTTCCTTGAGTATAAATCTTGAAACATGTTGACTTACAAAATGTTCATGAATCAAACAGGATGCTAGGTTTGCCAGATCCAAAAATGTGGTTGATGTAATGTTGGATGTCAAACAAGTGTTACAGATGCCGGCTATGTTAGCCGTGAGAACCGGGCTAGTCGGTGGGTCGTAAGTAGGGTTGTCAATCGTGCCTAGAAAAACGGAACTGTcacatatttagaaaaaaatagtaCATGTAAAAGGGACACATTTTGTTGCATATTACCGTGAGAATCAAAAGGAGTCTAAAATATCAATggaattaatgaatgacagggcactTAAtacaggccctgcgatgaggtggcgacttgtccagggtgtaccccgccttccgcccgattgtagctgagatgggctccagcgccccccgcgaccccgaagggaataagcggtagaaatggatggatggatggatggagggcacTTAATATGAAATTTTGAGGAAAACGTATTCCCTGCTCTGTCGCCAATGAGAGAATAAAATGGAGTTGGACTTTGGCTTACGAGTGCCCCAGCTCACAAGGTTTTGCTATAcaagctgtctcttggctaattgttatgctttaggtttTCGAGCAAAATTTTGGTTTGGAGCCTCCCCACTGCTAGTTGACGTaacgaatgtcacagtgaaccccgtaaaatCCTACCAAAATGTAATTGCTAATAGTTAGCAAGCATTGAAGGACCCTGCTGAGAAGAAAAAGCGGATGATATGCATTGAACAATCATGATTGAGGTGTGCCGTGTGAGTTTAGTCAGCTTGGCATAGCACTGAGtctctgcaccatactgaagtacAATGAGTCAATGACGCCAGCCAAGGGTGTTAAAGTAATGTCTAAACGGCGtatatttatccataaaaatatggaaaagctgatgACGATGGGTTTGAGCTTGCAGGTGATACCGTAGAGGTCCTCTCTCCAATGCTCCAATACTGCTGtagaatgttttttgtttattgtattgttttttatacaGTATTCGCTATctagaagtttgtttttcttaATCAAATGTATGCTTCATGTTTGTGGGGTTCTAGTAGGGCCCAGAACAGaatttcatttaatttcaatGATTAACATTGATTTGAAATTAGAGCATTTTGTGTTACAAActccatcacagaaccaattaaatcaGTAAGCCGAAGTACCACTGTAACAGAATTTGTTAACTTGTGTTCATCTCTGGCAGTTTACAGGACAAGCGTCTGCCTTCAGACGAAAAGAGCGCAAGTACAAATGTGTCAGCAAAAGTTTCgagaataaaaatttatttaatcaTGCGATTGTCTCGCTGTAGCGACTTTAACAGGAAAACGCCAAAAGACAGCTCTTTGATTTACTCTATTAAtgttgttattttgcactgaaaaATTTAATGTGTTTCCCTTTGTATTCATATTACTCCAAACCAAAAGAACGgtttgaaacatttaaaaaaatgcaaaaataaatcCCACTGGTAGGAGTGAAGACGATCTGGTTGGCTGGCGCTGCCAACAAGTTGTCCCTCGTTCATTTTTCAGGGAGTTAGCAACCCGAGTTGAACACGTGACATTTTCAGCCTATTGGCTCGCATGCTTGACTCTCAGACAGAGGTCGGCGTGTGGTCATAGGTTTGAGTCCTGGTCCGCGCAGGGTTACACAAGTACACAAAGTTATCACTCGGACTGGAATCCAAACGAATGCAGACAGAATGGTGATGTTAAAGGGATTGACAATGCATTTTATTTAATGCTCCACGCAGCCTCATGCAAAAGTTGCAAATAGgtttgtataaataaaaaaacataatggcCGAGCCCTTTAAAGGAATCTACTCTTGGAGCATAGTTCTGGATGTATCGCATAGTGAGAACAGACAGCAGGAAACTGGTGAATGAGGTGAACAAGATATGAAATGGTGAAAAGACAAAAGGTTGGTTTGTATGTGCAATACAGGAAGGAGGCCGATTTTCGTGCTCTTGGTTAGAATGTTTTTCATGATAATTAGGAAGCATGAGTTTtgcatttttgacaaaaaaactgGCCAAAACTGCCTGTGCCAGTCAATGTAACAGTATGCAATGGACACCCATGCACATTAGTCCAAACACGCCTCAGTAGTTTAAAGCCGTCACTTTCTGTGTTATTCAATCACCTTTTTCATGgttgtaagcaaaaaaaaaaaaacgtgaaagGAGCATCGGTCACGCAGAAACTCGATGAGCCTCTTCACTGCTGTAACCATCATTCAGGCTGTGGGCTCCAGTCGAAAAAAGCAGAACATCCATCTTGGTAAGTCAGAATATAATATACTGCAGTAATCAATAAGTCTTTGTTGATCATACCTGTATAAGCTTAAATAAAGAAATGAATGAAAAGAATTGCTACTCCAATATTGAGTAAGATGACCATAACCACCAGAATGGAGCTGGAGCCCTGAGAGAACAGGAAGAAGCAATTAGTCAATATTGCACACGTTCTACGAGGAATGCTTGCATAAAGTTCAGGATTAGGTGGTTGGAACCAAATAAGGGGATACTAAGGGTACCATTGTATATCTACCGTATTGATACTGGTCTAATGACGTCAATATTCGgcagttatttttttatacttttcgTCACTAATATttgtgttcatattgttacatcattAATATTGCAACACAGGGGATTCCACACATTCACAATTCTGCattcaaaatgtttttcattATCTCAGTTTTTCCCCCAAATAGACACTTTTTTCTACACAAAAAACATATCATCTAAGTTACTTGTGTTTTTTGGTATCGATGAGAGGTCTTGGAACGTAACCCCTATTAATGGCGGGGAtgcggcgtggctcagatggtggaGCATCTGTCCAGAAACTGAAGGGTTCTTGGAATTAATccagctttcgccatcctagtcactgctgttgtgtctttgggcaaaacacttcactCACCTTGCTCttagtgccactcacactggtgtatgaatgtgaatgaagGTTTGGtagtggtcggaggggctgtagaTGTAGCTTACTATCATTATTATGTGATTGTCGTGAATGAATCATGGCATCTCAATTTTCACTGTAAAacatctagaaaagcgctatataaatctaatcatttatcattattatcaactgtaCTGATATTTTTTGTTGTCGTTGACAAACTCAGAGAATACGTTTTTGAACAAAGAATGGCAATAGAAAGATTGATAAAAAGAATTTGAAAAAGAGAACAGTAGAGTAGATCCCACTATTTACAGGCAGGTACGTTCCAAACCTCTGGCGAGAAAACGAACGAGCAATTGACACGGCCATAAAAATTCCCTCCTAAACCTTCTGCTAACTTAACGTTAATGTTTCCCTCCTATTTCGGATCAACATTTAACATAGTAaatagtgacataaatgctgaatCACCAAAATATTGCAGGAATGTTTTGTATActaaagggcctgatctactaaaagttTGCGTGTATTGAAATGCGTGCAAACTTAATAGTGAACGCAAAATGAATCTGCTAAATTTGTGCGCCAAGGATTACATATCTTAAATACGGAAAATATCTTACGCAATTTACTTAGCTTTTTTGacttcatgtatatgcagaaaATATGCTGATTATTAAAATGCCCACAATATAGGAAAAGGTGATGCAAATGTAATTATGTAGTGCCCAGAATGTGATTTATTTAAAACTTAAAGTGTGTGGCCTCGGCTGTCTATATTTAGCACGTTTGGAAGGTACATGCAAACTGCCACAAAATGGCTGAGGTTGTAGTGGCGCGAAGGATGTGTTCAGTGCAATGGCAGACAGTGTGGAGAGAAGCCACACATTTGGATtgtcataaataaaaatatcagAAGAAACAGTATCGTCTATTAAGCAATGCCATTTTTGATCTAAAACGTTTTGCAACAATGCATTTTCTTGCGCCTGGCATCTCCCAAAAGGGCGGTCtgtaccacttttgcacttgtactCATTCGCGCATAGAGTCATAGTAGATCCCttgcaacatgcccactaatagtatgTCCAATGTTTTAGTTTGCACGTGCTATTTAGCACCTGTTATTTGAGATCGTAGATGATCTGGCCCTAAAAGTATTCAGGCAATATTTTTCTCAAGAATGGTGTTTTTTACACTGATAAATTTGTGTTAAGCGGATACTGTACAATATTTGGCTTCTTTATCTTCTAATTACATCTTTGCCAGGTAATAAATGTTCACATTAAAAAGTGTGGTTTGTTTTGCCTCCTGTGTGTATTATCCAATCTATCATCTGTATCCTTCTACTGTCGCATAAAGAGATTTAAAAGCAGACTTACTGAGTTTGATTTGAGGGTAAGAAGCTCTCCTTCCTGCTCCAGAACAATGGGCTGAGACTGAAGCGGCGGGGATAGCGTGAGGTCCCGATGCAGTGGCCATTCCTCAAGCTCCGCCCCCACACTCAGATTGTCCAGCATCTGGACGGAGTCCATAGATCCTTCTCTGACTGGTCTCAAACCGCGGGATCGCAGCCGGTTGTTTTTGGGCGCCGTTTTTTTCTGCGTATCTGGACACTGAAGCCTCAAATCAACGGCATATTCATTCATCCTCTCTTCATCTTGCTCTGCGAGGCGTGAGTGGGCGGGGCTCCACCTGAGGGTGCTTTCTGCAGTCCAACCCTCGTTGAGGTCATCTTGCCTTTGGTCAATTACAGCATGCTCACTCAGCTTGTGGTTGGAGGAATTGTGCTGCGTTAGATGGTTGGAGAAGGCATGCTCTCGGGGGTTGTAACTAGAGGCAACGTGGTCCTTGGGGTTGTGATTGGAAGATATGTAATCTTGGGAGTTGTGATTGTTGGAAGCATGCTCAGATGTCTTGTGATTGGACATGTTATGTTCCAAGGCCttgtgattggacaaaatgtgcacctGAGGCCTGTAGTTGGAAGAGACATGTTCACAAGCCTTATGGTTGGTAGAAGAATGATCCCATGTTTTGTGATTGGATGACGTGTACTCCCTTGACTTGTGATTGGAAGATGCATGTTTGGATGACTTTTGGTTGGACAAAGAGTGCTCCCACGCTCTGTGGGAGGAAGTGTGCTCCCGGACCTTGTGATTGGACATGGATTTCTCCCGTAGCTTGTGGTTGGACAAAGGAGCTGGATCGTGGCCATTCATATGTCCCTCCTGTTCTTCTAGTAGAGAGGGTGTGGTGGAGCGGCTGCTGCATCCTCGATCAGGGTACATGTCATCTGCCCAGTTGATGGCCTCGCCCTTCAATAGGTCCATCCCCCGCGTTTCAACAAGCACCTGGATTTCTGCTCCACCCTGATCATCCACAGCACTTTGTCTCATAAAGCAAGCATTTCTAGAACGATGGACATGCTTGGGTGGGCTGCGGGGTGGACATATAGAGACATTCAGCACGGGGCTAAGCTCGGGTGTTATTACAGGCGGCGTGGTGTCGGGAGTACACAGCTCCGGACTGTCTGTTCCTGTAGAGATGACCTCGTGGTCTTTGTCCTTGGCGTCTTGGTGCTGAGGCCTCTGACATTCGAGTCCTTGGAAAACAGTTGGACAATAATACCAATGAAGTGATctggcaaaattccacagtgagCTCATTACattgctagtgtgtgtgtgtgtgtgtgtgtgtgtgtgtgtgtgcgtctgtgtgcatgtgtgcgtctgtgtgtgtgtgtgtgtgtgtgtgtgtgcgtctgtgtgtgtgtgtgtgtgtgtgtgtgtgtgtgtgtgtgtgtgtgtgtgtgaatatgggGTTGTGTTAATAGCTTGCTGTGTAACAGaagacaaacaaca from Entelurus aequoreus isolate RoL-2023_Sb linkage group LG02, RoL_Eaeq_v1.1, whole genome shotgun sequence includes:
- the LOC133642248 gene encoding junctophilin-3-like, whose amino-acid sequence is MAIFGIRVATNPPRTYHGQWLGGMRHGYGVRQSVPYGMAAVILFPLRTSINSLRSEHNHGPPAVFEDGTASTPTDGVVAGLAGSPVGRGGFALTAPSEAERQRKRKGRFRQSILSGLKLRRSESKSSLASQLSKQSSFCSEAGMSTVSSAASDIHSNASENEQSAPVDATVTEMYAGEWRSDHRAGWGVSRRSDGLQYTGEWAANKRHGYGCTTFPDGTKEEGKYKQNMLVSGKRKNLIPLRASKIREKVDRAVEAAEKAAEIAKQKAEIAMSRMSHARGKAEAAEGVAQKAVEECRLARIVAKELSPSFFIYGNGLECQRPQHQDAKDKDHEVISTGTDSPELCTPDTTPPVITPELSPVLNVSICPPRSPPKHVHRSRNACFMRQSAVDDQGGAEIQVLVETRGMDLLKGEAINWADDMYPDRGCSSRSTTPSLLEEQEGHMNGHDPAPLSNHKLREKSMSNHKVREHTSSHRAWEHSLSNQKSSKHASSNHKSREYTSSNHKTWDHSSTNHKACEHVSSNYRPQVHILSNHKALEHNMSNHKTSEHASNNHNSQDYISSNHNPKDHVASSYNPREHAFSNHLTQHNSSNHKLSEHAVIDQRQDDLNEGWTAESTLRWSPAHSRLAEQDEERMNEYAVDLRLQCPDTQKKTAPKNNRLRSRGLRPVREGSMDSVQMLDNLSVGAELEEWPLHRDLTLSPPLQSQPIVLEQEGELLTLKSNSGSSSILVVMVILLNIGVAILFIHFFI